A stretch of Candidatus Eisenbacteria bacterium DNA encodes these proteins:
- a CDS encoding 4Fe-4S ferredoxin, whose amino-acid sequence MAIRKIIEIDEELCDGCGLCVPSCHEGALAIVNGKARLVKDSYCDGLGACLGECPQGALRVIEREAERFELPEPAAAPAAPAHAAPAHAVPTCPSARVLAFDRPVPHGKGAEGPQSPSALRNWPLQLALVPPFAPFLKDADLLIAADCVPFAFADFHRTFLAGRAVVVGCPKLDDLNAYVQKLSAILETAGVRSVTVVKMEVPCCGGIAQAARMAVEASGRPVPFSIVTIGIGGEIKGREVAGPDPSGVENGGADALERAGR is encoded by the coding sequence ATGGCGATTCGGAAGATCATCGAGATAGATGAAGAGCTTTGCGACGGATGCGGACTTTGCGTTCCGTCCTGCCACGAGGGAGCGCTCGCGATCGTCAATGGCAAGGCTCGGCTCGTGAAGGACAGCTACTGCGACGGTCTGGGCGCCTGCCTGGGGGAGTGCCCGCAGGGGGCGTTGCGCGTCATCGAGCGGGAGGCGGAGCGCTTCGAGCTTCCCGAGCCCGCCGCGGCGCCTGCCGCCCCGGCGCACGCCGCGCCGGCCCATGCGGTGCCGACCTGCCCATCCGCAAGGGTTCTCGCGTTCGATCGGCCTGTGCCGCACGGGAAAGGCGCCGAGGGGCCCCAGAGTCCGTCGGCGCTGCGCAACTGGCCGCTCCAACTCGCGCTCGTTCCCCCCTTCGCTCCGTTCCTTAAGGACGCCGACCTGTTGATCGCCGCCGACTGCGTTCCCTTCGCGTTCGCCGACTTCCATCGGACGTTTCTGGCGGGACGGGCTGTCGTGGTCGGATGCCCCAAGCTCGACGATCTGAACGCCTACGTGCAGAAGCTCTCCGCGATCCTCGAGACCGCCGGCGTGCGGAGCGTGACAGTCGTGAAGATGGAAGTGCCTTGCTGCGGCGGGATCGCGCAGGCGGCCCGGATGGCCGTCGAGGCCTCGGGCCGCCCTGTTCCGTTCAGCATCGTCACGATCGGCATCGGGGGAGAGATCAAGGGCCGGGAGGTCGCCGGCCCCGATCCTTCAGGCGTCGAGAACGGCGGCGCGGATGCGCTCGAGCGCGCCGGACGGTAG